One genomic window of Desulfurococcus mucosus DSM 2162 includes the following:
- a CDS encoding thiamine pyrophosphate-dependent enzyme — MTVKTLPEFPVKKGEPAYKLWIFDPGWKGEIPLTFNLRQLAEQKRSVLLPGHRLCAGCAAPIVVKLASFAFRGPTIVVNATGCLEVASTIFPYTSWAVPWIHVAFENAAAVAGGVESAIKALKKTGRLPYDHVDVVVFAGDGGTFDIGFQALSGMAERGHDVLYILYDNEAYMNTGIQRSGGTPQFAATTTSPAGEVVPGKTQPKKPIADIMVAHRIPYVATGTPAHWMDFMKKVRRGIEVNGPAFIHALSDCNRGWRHETDISVEIMRRAVDTCYFPLWEWTPEQGYVLTDRSLTIARNPSLKQPIEKYIEVQGRFRHLLKPENRELLKQFQEYVDKVWEDLLRRASNAPR, encoded by the coding sequence ATGACCGTTAAGACTCTCCCCGAGTTCCCGGTTAAGAAGGGTGAGCCAGCCTACAAGCTATGGATATTCGACCCGGGCTGGAAGGGCGAGATACCGTTAACCTTCAACCTTAGACAGCTGGCTGAGCAGAAGAGGTCGGTTTTGCTGCCGGGCCACAGGCTGTGTGCTGGTTGTGCAGCCCCAATAGTTGTCAAGCTAGCGAGCTTCGCGTTCAGGGGTCCCACAATAGTGGTCAATGCAACTGGCTGCCTAGAAGTGGCTTCAACAATATTCCCATACACTAGCTGGGCGGTCCCATGGATCCACGTTGCCTTCGAAAACGCTGCAGCGGTTGCAGGAGGCGTTGAGTCAGCGATAAAAGCCTTGAAGAAGACCGGTAGACTACCCTACGACCACGTTGACGTAGTGGTGTTCGCCGGCGACGGAGGGACATTCGACATAGGTTTCCAGGCCCTCAGCGGTATGGCTGAGAGAGGCCACGATGTACTCTACATACTGTACGATAACGAAGCATACATGAACACCGGTATACAGAGATCCGGTGGCACACCCCAGTTCGCTGCGACAACTACTTCACCAGCCGGCGAAGTAGTGCCCGGGAAGACCCAGCCCAAGAAACCCATAGCAGACATAATGGTCGCCCACAGGATACCCTATGTCGCAACAGGTACACCGGCACACTGGATGGACTTCATGAAGAAGGTGAGGAGAGGCATAGAGGTCAACGGGCCAGCGTTCATACACGCCTTAAGCGACTGCAACCGTGGATGGAGGCATGAGACAGATATCTCAGTGGAGATCATGAGGAGGGCTGTTGACACATGCTACTTCCCGCTATGGGAGTGGACGCCCGAGCAGGGATACGTGTTGACTGATAGAAGCCTCACTATAGCTAGGAACCCCTCCCTGAAGCAGCCCATAGAGAAGTACATAGAGGTGCAGGGGAGGTTCAGGCATCTATTGAAGCCTGAGAACAGGGAGCTATTGAAGCAGTTCCAAGAGTACGTTGACAAAGTATGGGAAGACCTGTTGAGAAGGGCCAGCAATGCCCCCAGGTAG
- a CDS encoding hydrogenase maturation protease, giving the protein MPPGSDTRVFSKRELIEVLANLIGEDTVIAGVGSPLRMDDRAGLVFCDKLLAKGFKCIKCEYGLENCINEIRESGAVRLVVVDAVLYEGAEPGEIVVASGDALAEKYSLATTHTLPVKTVLRILGETGVREVYVVGIAPKQLGYGLEVSDKVAESVEKLVEAFTSVLAGKQGRSSGERGDDA; this is encoded by the coding sequence ATGCCCCCAGGTAGCGATACACGTGTTTTTTCGAAAAGGGAACTCATAGAGGTGTTAGCCAACCTTATAGGGGAGGATACAGTAATAGCGGGCGTTGGCTCCCCGCTGAGAATGGATGACAGAGCTGGATTAGTGTTCTGCGACAAGCTACTCGCCAAGGGGTTTAAATGCATTAAATGCGAATACGGATTAGAGAACTGCATCAATGAGATAAGGGAGTCGGGAGCAGTGAGACTCGTGGTCGTCGACGCCGTCCTCTACGAGGGTGCTGAGCCAGGCGAAATAGTGGTAGCCAGCGGGGACGCCTTGGCCGAGAAGTATAGTCTTGCAACAACCCACACGCTACCCGTGAAAACCGTTCTCAGAATACTCGGTGAAACCGGGGTCAGAGAGGTATACGTGGTCGGCATCGCCCCGAAGCAACTCGGCTACGGGCTAGAGGTCTCGGATAAGGTGGCTGAAAGCGTTGAAAAGCTCGTGGAGGCATTCACATCAGTGCTCGCCGGGAAGCAGGGCCGGAGCAGTGGGGAGCGAGGGGATGACGCATGA
- a CDS encoding M42 family metallopeptidase, which produces MSWRNEYLELVRKLTSLHGTSGREDSVRDLVVDLMKPHVDKLWVDVWGNVVGYRKGSKGAGRIMLAAHMDEIGLFISHIEDDGFLRVIPVGGVLERTLLYQRVVVKTRDGRLYRGVIGLKPPHVIKPEEAQKVPEIRELFIDVGASSREEVEKMGIRVGDIAVFDRDVAELSGDRITGKAFDDRVGVAVMLKALESLGEHQVDVYFVATVQEEVGLKGARTSSYGISPDVALAIDVTIASDVPGVAKSEWFTRLGYGPAIKVVDGRNASGLIAHPKVVDFLVSVAEKRKIPYQLDVISGGTTDASIIALNKEGVAAGTISIPSRYIHSPVEVVDLKDLYNASLLAKAFLEEATPEWVQSVKGLIVK; this is translated from the coding sequence TTGAGCTGGAGGAACGAATACCTTGAACTAGTGAGAAAGCTAACTAGTCTACATGGAACCAGTGGGAGAGAGGACTCGGTGAGAGACCTCGTAGTAGACCTCATGAAGCCCCATGTGGATAAGCTCTGGGTCGATGTATGGGGCAACGTGGTCGGCTACAGGAAGGGGTCTAAGGGCGCTGGTAGAATAATGCTTGCAGCCCACATGGATGAAATAGGCTTATTCATCTCCCACATAGAGGACGACGGCTTCCTAAGGGTTATACCCGTGGGCGGGGTACTTGAGAGGACGCTCCTATACCAGAGGGTAGTGGTTAAGACTAGGGATGGAAGACTATACAGGGGCGTAATAGGCTTGAAGCCGCCTCACGTAATCAAGCCTGAGGAAGCTCAGAAGGTGCCCGAGATAAGGGAGCTATTCATAGATGTAGGAGCATCCTCCAGGGAGGAGGTTGAGAAGATGGGTATAAGGGTCGGCGACATAGCCGTGTTCGACAGGGATGTAGCGGAGCTCAGCGGCGACAGGATTACTGGTAAAGCCTTCGATGACAGGGTGGGAGTCGCCGTGATGCTGAAGGCTTTGGAGTCGCTTGGAGAACACCAGGTAGACGTATACTTTGTTGCAACAGTCCAGGAGGAGGTGGGTTTGAAAGGCGCCAGGACCTCGTCCTACGGTATCTCACCCGATGTGGCTTTAGCGATAGATGTAACCATAGCGAGCGATGTACCAGGCGTGGCTAAAAGCGAGTGGTTTACACGCCTAGGCTACGGCCCAGCGATAAAAGTAGTCGACGGCAGGAACGCCAGCGGGCTCATAGCTCATCCAAAGGTAGTGGACTTCCTGGTAAGCGTCGCTGAGAAGAGGAAGATACCCTACCAGCTGGACGTGATCTCAGGCGGTACCACTGATGCCTCGATAATAGCGTTGAATAAGGAGGGGGTTGCAGCTGGAACAATATCGATACCTTCGAGATACATACACAGCCCGGTTGAAGTAGTCGACCTCAAAGACCTCTACAATGCATCGCTCCTAGCCAAGGCCTTCCTCGAGGAGGCAACACCTGAATGGGTGCAGAGCGTTAAAGGGTTGATCGTAAAGTAG
- a CDS encoding alpha-amylase family glycosyl hydrolase: MYRVLGRETIGRGRFGRYLVEYSVPWPSGARRVYLIGVFSGWFPGHLRLRRVGDRGRIVLKLWPGEYHYGFSVNSGAPVPDPENPDIVESRPFYDWRVPFRLSRSIVKASENPVDDVVHAEDEEAFLHRFLDTLVVRIRVPRGLDKPRLIVEGEGEYKPAVEYVFRDAAVYEYHLQYIGSHVYKYRFLIRHQGVDLYYGDEGIAMDPSPIVVESERIPGISEAEWYMGAVYYQVFPDSFDNGDPGNDPPVKVTRVAPREPGYYGGDIQGIIRRLNHIVGLGVDALYLTPIFQAATYHRYDIYDFTSVDRYLGSMDDFKRLVDELHKRGVKLVLDVTLHHTSPCFHAFVKALREGPGSPYWDWYLFKEEPPRGLLHEVLGYLEGECRSRELEKAMRSRGLEPFYESFFNLWSMPKLNHENPEVLDYFMEVTRYWAEKGVDGFRIDVALGIPYTWLMLYYKLVKDMRSDFLLLGELNDYPAYYTGYFDSVMDYYWRKIVFSKIIDEGLSMEDFIGELNREYSEIPHYKAISLYHSLGTHDTPRVMTYAGGDTGKVKLLFTLLFTLPGSPAIYYGDEVGMEGGGDPDNRRPMTWDEAAWNMEVYMHVKKMISLYKAWASLRLGFYSATGIDDDVVLIKRWIKGEEVYVLANLSRGEKTVEPGIPEGVYVDLVSGEEVYVGGGVKLTLGGYGFRLLGRRCKG, translated from the coding sequence GTGTACAGGGTTCTAGGGCGTGAAACCATTGGGAGAGGCCGCTTCGGCAGGTACCTCGTCGAATACAGTGTTCCCTGGCCTAGTGGAGCTAGAAGGGTTTACTTGATAGGCGTGTTCTCAGGCTGGTTTCCAGGGCATCTGAGACTCAGGAGGGTGGGCGACCGTGGTAGAATCGTGTTGAAGCTGTGGCCGGGTGAATACCACTATGGCTTCTCAGTGAACAGTGGTGCACCCGTCCCGGACCCCGAGAACCCGGATATCGTTGAGTCAAGGCCCTTCTATGATTGGCGCGTGCCCTTCAGGCTCTCAAGATCCATTGTTAAAGCATCCGAGAACCCGGTTGACGATGTTGTCCACGCTGAGGACGAGGAGGCATTCCTCCACAGGTTCCTCGACACCCTTGTCGTGAGGATTAGGGTGCCCAGGGGCCTAGATAAACCTAGGCTCATCGTTGAGGGTGAAGGAGAGTATAAGCCCGCCGTTGAATACGTGTTCAGGGATGCAGCCGTCTACGAGTATCACTTACAGTACATTGGGAGCCATGTGTACAAGTACAGGTTTCTCATCAGGCATCAAGGCGTAGACCTCTACTATGGTGATGAAGGCATAGCCATGGATCCCAGCCCCATAGTAGTTGAGTCTGAGAGGATACCGGGGATCAGTGAGGCCGAGTGGTATATGGGCGCCGTGTACTACCAGGTGTTCCCGGATAGCTTTGATAACGGTGATCCAGGGAACGACCCCCCTGTTAAGGTAACGCGTGTAGCGCCAAGGGAGCCGGGCTACTATGGCGGCGACATACAGGGGATAATTAGAAGGTTGAACCACATCGTGGGCTTAGGCGTGGACGCACTCTACTTGACCCCGATATTCCAGGCCGCCACGTATCACAGGTATGACATATATGATTTCACCAGTGTAGACAGGTATCTCGGCTCCATGGACGACTTCAAGAGGCTTGTCGATGAGCTGCATAAGAGGGGGGTTAAGCTGGTGCTCGATGTAACGCTACACCATACAAGCCCCTGCTTCCACGCGTTCGTTAAGGCGTTAAGGGAGGGCCCGGGGTCCCCTTACTGGGACTGGTATCTCTTCAAGGAGGAGCCTCCCAGAGGGCTACTGCACGAGGTACTAGGCTACCTGGAGGGGGAGTGCCGTTCAAGGGAGCTTGAGAAGGCTATGAGGAGCAGGGGGCTTGAACCATTCTACGAGTCCTTCTTCAACCTGTGGAGTATGCCGAAGCTCAACCATGAGAACCCGGAGGTGCTCGACTACTTCATGGAGGTTACACGCTACTGGGCTGAGAAAGGGGTAGACGGCTTCAGGATAGATGTAGCGCTAGGCATCCCTTACACATGGCTCATGCTCTACTATAAGCTGGTTAAGGATATGCGCAGCGACTTCCTACTGCTCGGCGAGCTCAACGACTACCCGGCCTACTACACCGGGTACTTTGACTCCGTCATGGACTACTACTGGAGGAAAATAGTGTTCTCCAAGATCATAGACGAAGGCTTATCCATGGAGGACTTCATCGGAGAGTTGAACAGGGAGTACAGTGAGATACCGCACTACAAGGCTATTTCACTATACCACTCGCTCGGCACACATGACACTCCCCGGGTCATGACCTATGCTGGGGGAGACACCGGTAAAGTCAAGTTACTGTTCACACTACTCTTCACGCTGCCCGGCTCCCCGGCGATCTACTATGGTGATGAAGTAGGCATGGAGGGCGGCGGGGACCCGGATAACAGGAGGCCGATGACATGGGATGAAGCCGCATGGAACATGGAGGTCTACATGCATGTGAAAAAGATGATCTCCCTTTACAAGGCGTGGGCGAGCCTTAGGCTGGGATTCTACAGTGCAACAGGGATTGATGATGACGTGGTTCTCATCAAGAGGTGGATTAAGGGTGAGGAAGTCTACGTGCTAGCCAACTTGTCTAGGGGGGAGAAGACTGTTGAACCCGGGATACCTGAGGGAGTATACGTGGACCTGGTCTCCGGGGAGGAGGTCTATGTAGGTGGAGGAGTAAAGCTTACACTAGGGGGATACGGTTTCAGACTGCTTGGGAGACGCTGCAAGGGCTAG
- a CDS encoding AAA family ATPase, whose translation MGFYSAVRKILVDGELLIERERELRVIVAAMLAKGHVIMEGVPGVAKTYTAKAVARLLDLEFKRVQMTPDLLPSDIVGYSIFDPKTGGFTVRRGPIFTNILLADEINRASPRTQSALLEAMQERQVTIEGETHRLPEPFMVIATMNPVEMEGVFPLPEAQLDRFLVRVEAGYTSHEGLVKILKRAEEIERAIEGLKPVASRSELLEEISRAAEVRVDDSIYDYAASIIEETRRHPAVRLGGSPRAGIALVRVAKSLAYMEGRGYVIPDDVKEACKPVLSHRLILKPEYEVQGLSVSRVIEDVLSRVKVPAP comes from the coding sequence ATGGGTTTCTACAGTGCTGTAAGGAAGATCCTTGTTGATGGAGAGCTCCTCATAGAGAGGGAGAGAGAACTCAGGGTAATTGTTGCAGCGATGCTGGCTAAGGGACATGTGATAATGGAGGGGGTTCCAGGAGTCGCGAAGACCTACACGGCTAAAGCTGTGGCAAGGCTCCTTGACTTGGAGTTCAAGAGGGTTCAGATGACGCCGGACCTCCTTCCCTCAGACATAGTTGGCTACAGTATCTTCGACCCGAAGACAGGGGGCTTCACGGTGAGGAGAGGCCCTATATTCACGAACATACTCTTAGCCGACGAGATCAACAGGGCTTCCCCTAGGACTCAGTCAGCCCTCCTGGAGGCCATGCAGGAGAGACAGGTGACGATAGAGGGTGAAACACACAGGCTCCCAGAGCCCTTCATGGTGATAGCCACCATGAACCCTGTTGAAATGGAAGGGGTTTTCCCTCTCCCCGAGGCACAGCTCGACAGGTTCCTAGTGAGGGTTGAAGCAGGGTACACGTCGCATGAGGGCTTAGTGAAGATACTTAAACGGGCGGAGGAGATAGAGAGGGCGATCGAGGGATTGAAGCCTGTTGCATCCCGAAGCGAGCTACTGGAGGAGATAAGTAGGGCGGCTGAGGTAAGGGTGGATGACTCAATCTACGACTACGCTGCGTCAATAATCGAGGAGACACGTAGGCACCCGGCTGTCAGGCTAGGGGGATCGCCCAGGGCCGGCATAGCACTGGTGAGGGTTGCGAAATCCCTCGCCTACATGGAGGGCAGGGGCTACGTTATACCTGACGACGTCAAAGAGGCGTGTAAGCCAGTCCTCTCCCACAGGCTCATCCTCAAGCCCGAGTACGAGGTGCAGGGGTTGAGTGTTAGCAGGGTTATAGAGGACGTCTTATCAAGGGTCAAGGTGCCTGCTCCTTGA
- a CDS encoding DUF4129 domain-containing protein, which yields MRATMALLLAVLLAAALPVASAQDRHTAGFPSQLDAPLTMDELLRELYNMSLVELDPRSLNESTLLGLLDKLAGSGALNETYKGRLQQLLTAPSESLVANVSDPELRALLQGLLDKGSLSPDEVSSILKYIDALKAAGRLSPEDELIAYRVLSKLASTSTGAGSELSSRVLSTLLNIAGLQRPLPEAPVNASIGVPLTGSSGLALPGPPSIQGIPGLPSSPVIPQLPLLIGVVAAVFLTALTVTLKGSLVKDALSGAFSTMASTLRGHRFTGAEPGDCVSAYWASVALVGWRYRAAKMLHETPREYLSRVKGALPPDVAGLLREVTVLYEECRFGHASVDKESIGKYRELVRRLGEG from the coding sequence TTGAGGGCAACCATGGCACTGCTCCTCGCAGTGCTTCTTGCAGCAGCACTCCCAGTGGCGTCAGCTCAGGACAGGCACACAGCCGGGTTCCCCAGTCAACTAGACGCCCCGCTCACCATGGACGAGTTGCTCCGTGAACTATACAACATGTCCCTGGTAGAATTGGATCCACGCTCCCTTAACGAGTCAACGCTCCTAGGCCTCCTGGACAAGCTGGCTGGGAGCGGAGCGCTGAATGAGACATATAAGGGTAGGCTGCAACAGTTGTTGACGGCTCCATCAGAGTCACTGGTAGCCAATGTAAGCGACCCGGAGCTGCGTGCACTGCTACAGGGCCTCCTTGACAAAGGAAGCCTCTCCCCTGACGAGGTCTCATCAATCCTCAAGTACATAGATGCATTGAAGGCTGCCGGCAGGCTCAGCCCGGAGGACGAGTTAATAGCTTACAGGGTTCTCTCAAAGCTGGCTTCAACCAGCACGGGGGCTGGCTCCGAGCTATCTTCAAGGGTTCTCTCAACGCTTCTCAACATTGCCGGCTTACAGAGGCCGTTGCCGGAGGCCCCGGTCAACGCCTCCATCGGGGTCCCATTGACTGGTTCAAGCGGCTTAGCCCTACCGGGGCCGCCGAGTATACAGGGGATCCCTGGACTACCCTCCTCCCCGGTGATCCCTCAGCTACCCCTCCTCATAGGCGTGGTGGCAGCGGTCTTCCTCACGGCTCTAACCGTTACTCTTAAAGGCAGCCTGGTTAAGGATGCCTTATCCGGGGCTTTCTCGACTATGGCGTCAACGCTCCGGGGCCACCGCTTCACCGGGGCCGAGCCAGGTGACTGTGTCTCAGCGTACTGGGCGAGCGTGGCCCTAGTGGGTTGGAGGTATAGGGCTGCGAAGATGCTTCACGAGACCCCGAGAGAATACTTGTCCAGGGTGAAGGGGGCCCTGCCACCGGATGTCGCCGGCTTACTCAGGGAGGTTACAGTGCTCTACGAGGAGTGCAGGTTCGGGCATGCCAGCGTGGACAAGGAGTCTATTGGCAAGTACAGGGAGCTGGTGAGGAGGCTTGGAGAAGGGTAG
- a CDS encoding DUF58 domain-containing protein, giving the protein MPVSATPRLKLYVLFTSLLLAVAILVDPAALTLALILLALPILSHTLIEVGYSVLEKLRVSESVRVEKDGRVVVEYMIENPSRIPLLPVEYSVAYSELLRLAEGVKAGLLLVPPRGVVKLRLVFHGRLGEHTVGPVRAVLRDPFGFYRSSEETLGKAVTLNIPPVPEEVVVRRLFRYARSTGLVKSKAPGDGVEFYDVRDYFPGDEMKRIVWRVYASRRTLAVWEPEREVYQPVVFILDATREMWSGPFGQSMVEHSARITASLIHYLTRRGYPVSTVVFNESVTHASGRPIHGYRGYMESLRTISRARLSWEGTLQRRSAVSSVLSYTYERILPRDRSIVFLFTHLDEDVLGDVASWNSIYSARGHVLYIVHPLITSYDTGNIPEWAANVYRVKLMEALRRDIDVLSRARSMGLRVVAVTPSLIPQRVVDIVERYSA; this is encoded by the coding sequence ATGCCTGTCTCAGCAACACCCAGGCTGAAGCTATACGTCTTATTCACCTCTCTCCTGCTGGCTGTAGCAATACTGGTCGACCCGGCTGCGTTAACCCTGGCTCTCATCCTGCTCGCACTACCCATCCTCTCACACACGCTTATAGAGGTAGGCTACAGCGTCCTCGAGAAGCTGAGGGTCAGTGAGTCCGTTAGAGTTGAGAAGGATGGTAGAGTAGTAGTGGAGTACATGATAGAGAATCCGTCACGTATACCGCTCCTCCCCGTCGAGTATAGTGTAGCATACAGCGAGCTGCTTAGACTAGCCGAGGGCGTTAAGGCAGGCCTACTCCTGGTTCCACCTAGAGGAGTAGTCAAACTACGCCTTGTATTCCACGGGAGGCTCGGCGAGCACACTGTTGGCCCGGTGAGAGCCGTCCTCAGGGATCCATTCGGCTTCTACAGGTCGAGCGAGGAGACCCTAGGTAAGGCTGTAACACTGAACATACCGCCAGTACCCGAGGAGGTCGTGGTTAGGAGGCTATTCAGGTATGCGAGGAGCACGGGGCTGGTTAAATCCAAGGCCCCCGGCGACGGCGTCGAGTTCTACGATGTACGCGACTACTTCCCCGGCGACGAGATGAAGAGGATAGTGTGGCGTGTCTACGCGTCGAGAAGGACTCTCGCAGTGTGGGAGCCTGAGAGAGAGGTTTACCAGCCCGTAGTATTCATACTTGATGCAACGAGGGAGATGTGGAGCGGGCCCTTCGGCCAGTCCATGGTGGAGCACTCGGCTAGGATAACGGCCTCCCTAATACACTACTTGACGAGGAGGGGATACCCTGTTTCAACAGTTGTTTTCAACGAGTCTGTGACGCATGCAAGCGGGAGGCCAATCCATGGTTACAGGGGGTACATGGAGTCGCTGAGGACTATCTCGAGGGCTAGGCTCAGCTGGGAGGGCACGCTTCAGAGGCGTTCAGCCGTCTCATCAGTCCTCTCCTACACGTATGAGAGGATCCTTCCCAGGGATAGAAGCATAGTCTTCCTGTTCACGCATCTAGATGAAGACGTGTTAGGGGATGTCGCGTCATGGAACAGCATCTACAGTGCTAGAGGACACGTCCTCTACATTGTACACCCCCTTATAACGAGCTATGACACAGGGAACATCCCGGAGTGGGCTGCCAACGTGTACAGGGTGAAGCTCATGGAGGCTCTGAGAAGAGACATAGATGTTTTATCAAGGGCTAGGAGCATGGGGCTCCGGGTGGTTGCTGTCACACCGAGCCTCATCCCGCAGAGGGTTGTCGACATAGTTGAAAGATATAGTGCTTAG
- a CDS encoding ferritin family protein: MMSKNPLILQPGRKLTREEIAEALRLSIIAELDAVNLYLQLARSIDDENVRKVFEDVANEEKTHIGEFLALLEALDPEQSKRLGEGASEVKELTGQRHSYKGLKE, encoded by the coding sequence ATGATGTCGAAGAACCCCCTCATCCTTCAACCCGGTAGAAAGCTCACAAGAGAGGAGATCGCTGAGGCCCTCAGGCTCTCAATAATTGCAGAGCTCGATGCAGTCAACCTGTACCTACAGCTCGCTAGATCCATAGATGACGAGAACGTGAGAAAAGTCTTCGAGGACGTGGCCAACGAGGAGAAGACACATATAGGGGAATTCCTCGCACTACTCGAGGCACTGGACCCTGAGCAGTCCAAGCGCCTCGGTGAAGGAGCCTCAGAGGTCAAGGAGCTCACGGGTCAGAGGCACAGCTACAAAGGGCTCAAGGAGTGA
- a CDS encoding ferritin-like domain-containing protein, translating into MSREIDAGRLLEYSRIEEDYARRLSNLGESLKHPVLRALFKSIARDSEKHAMIYRALADLLTSPQPFITEDELERVKAEVSHHIETEKEMLRTVEEMLKTVEDPRVKLLLAAIRDDEAEHHALLVSIREKIASAETLTEQKLWDMIWKDSPWHGTPGG; encoded by the coding sequence TTGAGCAGGGAGATAGATGCTGGGAGACTACTCGAGTACTCTAGGATCGAGGAGGACTACGCTAGGAGGCTGAGCAACCTGGGCGAGTCCCTTAAACACCCTGTTCTCAGAGCACTGTTTAAATCAATAGCCAGGGACTCCGAGAAGCATGCAATGATATACAGGGCGCTCGCAGACCTGTTAACCAGCCCCCAGCCCTTCATAACGGAGGACGAGCTTGAAAGAGTCAAAGCAGAGGTCTCACACCACATAGAGACCGAGAAGGAGATGCTGAGAACCGTTGAAGAAATGCTCAAGACAGTGGAGGATCCACGGGTTAAGCTCCTGCTGGCAGCGATAAGGGATGATGAAGCAGAGCACCACGCGCTACTAGTATCGATAAGGGAGAAGATAGCGTCGGCGGAAACCCTCACCGAGCAAAAACTCTGGGACATGATCTGGAAGGACTCACCCTGGCATGGGACGCCTGGGGGATAA
- a CDS encoding FprA family A-type flavoprotein: MSGDTAMPEVDVYRLTRSLHLLRLKDRETRFFEGLWEIPEGVTYNSYVLTGSEGAVVFDTWKGKWSGVFLEALRGIVDPRDVKYLVVHHMEPDHSGALRQLVGEADPIVLGHPLTKGMIESFYGLTPRFKPVGDGERVTLGDVDLVFHHTPWLHWPETIMTYVAGEGALLSCDAFGAFGVFNEVWADELGEAGWERYMWYMKKYFANVIGTYHEWVVKNIEKLSSRGVAPSLILPSHGLLLRGSRLQHAIEKYLAWGRGLPEQGKTLLVYTSMYGFVERIVEVVRDYFASKGRRLVVAGFTDGGRVDLSDVISEAYDAESIVFATATYEADVHPLMRHVASVIARKTPGGRKTAVIAIYGWGGRAGRVMEELLRNAGFNVVGVVEFKAGEEGRNRDKIIGLLESL; this comes from the coding sequence ATGAGCGGGGATACAGCAATGCCCGAGGTAGATGTATACAGGTTAACCCGTAGCCTCCACCTACTCCGCTTAAAGGACAGGGAAACCAGGTTCTTCGAGGGCCTCTGGGAGATCCCTGAGGGAGTTACCTATAACTCCTACGTGCTCACGGGGAGCGAGGGGGCAGTGGTATTCGACACGTGGAAGGGGAAGTGGTCCGGGGTCTTCCTGGAGGCGCTTAGAGGCATCGTGGATCCAAGGGATGTCAAGTATCTTGTGGTACACCATATGGAGCCCGATCACTCGGGTGCGCTCAGACAGCTAGTGGGTGAGGCAGACCCCATTGTACTGGGACACCCATTGACCAAGGGGATGATTGAGTCATTCTATGGTTTAACACCTAGGTTTAAGCCTGTTGGTGACGGTGAGAGAGTAACACTGGGCGATGTAGACCTCGTATTCCACCACACGCCTTGGCTGCACTGGCCTGAAACCATTATGACATATGTAGCTGGTGAGGGGGCTCTGCTATCCTGCGACGCGTTCGGAGCCTTCGGGGTCTTCAACGAGGTCTGGGCGGATGAGCTCGGGGAAGCCGGCTGGGAGAGATACATGTGGTATATGAAGAAGTACTTCGCAAATGTTATCGGCACCTATCATGAGTGGGTTGTTAAGAACATTGAGAAACTGTCATCAAGGGGCGTTGCCCCGAGCCTCATCCTACCCTCCCACGGCCTCCTCCTCAGGGGTAGTCGTTTACAGCACGCCATCGAAAAGTACTTGGCATGGGGTAGAGGCTTACCGGAGCAGGGGAAGACCCTGCTCGTCTACACCTCGATGTACGGGTTCGTCGAGAGGATTGTTGAAGTAGTTAGAGACTACTTCGCCTCGAAGGGGAGGCGACTGGTGGTCGCTGGCTTCACTGATGGTGGAAGGGTTGACCTCAGCGATGTAATCAGCGAGGCCTATGATGCTGAAAGCATAGTGTTTGCAACCGCCACGTATGAGGCGGACGTCCACCCGTTGATGAGGCATGTAGCCAGCGTGATCGCCAGGAAGACCCCTGGAGGTAGGAAGACCGCTGTGATAGCTATCTATGGATGGGGAGGCAGGGCTGGGAGAGTGATGGAGGAGTTGTTGAGGAACGCTGGCTTCAACGTTGTAGGCGTAGTCGAGTTCAAGGCCGGTGAGGAAGGGAGGAACAGGGATAAAATCATAGGTCTACTTGAATCCCTTTAA